CCCGCCTGGTGCTGATGGCCAAGAGCACCTTTGTCTGGTTGGACCAGCTGTCGAAGAAGTATCAGCGGTCCATCACCCGTCTGGACCAGATCCCCGATGAGGAGTTGGATCGTTTGGCCGCCTGGGGTTTTACCGGTTTGTGGCTCATCGGCATTTGGGAACGCAGCAAGGCCTCGCGGACCATCAAGCGGCTGTGTGGCAATCCGGAGGCGGAGGCGTCGGCCTATGCGCTCTATGACTATGAGGTGGCGGCCGAATTGGGAGGCGAGGAGGCGCTGCGCGTGCTGCGCGAGCGCTGCTGGCAGCGGGGCATCCGCCTGGCAAGCGACATGGTGCCGAACCACATGGGCATCGACTCGCGCTGGGTGGTGGAGCATCCCGAGTGGTTCATCTCTCTGCCGTATGCTCCTTTCCCCTCGTACACCTTTTCGGGCCCGGATCTCTCGTCGGATGCCCGCATGCAGGTGTACATCGAGGACCACTACTACACGCGCACCGATGCGGCAGTGGTCTTCAAGCGGGTGGACGCCGCCACGGGTGAGGTGCGCTACATCTACCACGGCAACGACGGCACCAGCATGCCGTGGAACGACACGGCGCAATTGAACTACCTCAAGCCCGAAGTGCGCGAGGCGGTGATGCAGACCATCCTGCACGTGGCCCGGCTCTTTCCCATCATCCGCTTTGATGCCGCCATGACCTTGACCAAGCGGCACTATCAGCGGCTCTGGTTTCCGCAGCCGGGCTCTGGGGGCGATATCCCCTCGCGCGCGGAACACGGCATGACCAGGGAGCAGTTCGATCAGCTCATGCCTGAGGAGTTTTGGCGGCAAGTGGTGGATCGTATTGCCGCCGAGGCGCCGGACACGCTACTCCTGGCCGAGGCCTTCTGGCTCATGGAGGGCTACTTTGTGCGCACCCTGGGCATGCACCGCGTGTACAATTCGGCCTTCATGAACATGCTCAAGAACGAGGAGAACCAGAAGTACCGCAGCGTCATCAAGAACACCATCGAGTTCAATCCGGAGATTCTCAAGCGCTACGTGAACTTTATGAATAACCCGGACGAGCAGACGGCGGTCGTGCAGTTTGGCAAGGGCGACAAGTACTTTGGCGTGTGCGTGATGATGGTGACCATGCCGGGGCTGCCCATGTTCGGGCACGGCCAGGTGGAGGGCTTTGCTGAGAAGTACGGCATGGAGTACCGCCGCGCCTATTGGGACGAGCAGCCAGATCTGGACCTGGTGCGCCGTCACGAGCGGGAGATCTTCCCTCTACTGAGGAAGCGCTACCTCTTTGCGGACGTGGAGCACTTTGTCTTCTACGACTTTTTCAGCCCGGAGGGGCAGGTCAACGAGAACGTGTTCGCCTACTCCAACCGCTCCCACGATGAGCGCGCCTTGGTGGTGTACAACAATGCTCTGGCGCCCGCGCGCGGATGGATCAGGACCTCCACAAGGTTCTTGGACGTAAAGGGGTCCAGGCAACTGCTGCAAAAGTCTTTGGGCGAAGGCTTAGCTCTGCACGCCGGTGAGGAGTTCTACGTCATCTTCCGCGACCACGTGAGCGGCATGGAGTACCTGCGCAGCTCGAAGAGGCTCTGGGAGCAAGGCCTGTACGTCGAGCTGGCCGGGTACCAGTACCACGTTTTTCTGGACTTTCGCGAAGTGAAGGACGATCCGCTCCGGCGTTACGCGCAGTTGGAGGCCTTTCTCAACGGGAGCGGTGTGCCTTCCATTGAGCAGGCGATGCGCGAGCTCTTCCTGCGGCCCTTGCATGAGGCCTTTGCCAAATGCGTGAGCGCCGCTACGGTGCAGCAGGTGATTGCCGCCTCCTCGGCCGACGAACACCAAAAAGAAGCGGCGGTGGCTGCTGCGGTCGCCTGCCACCGCGAATTTGTCGCTGAGGCCAGGCGGGTCCTTGGTCTGGAGGGGGAAGACGCCACGGTCACAGCGCGCACCGCCGAGTGTTTTGCAGCGGTGCTGCGCCTTGGTGAACTGGCCGCGCACCTGCAGCGCTCCCGCTCGGCCAGGGCGCGCAACGCTGGGGCAGCCCTGGCCGCCACTCTCCAGGACGTGCCGTTTGCTTGGGCGGTGCTCCTCTCCTGGTTGGCCGTCCGCGATGTTGGGCGGCTCTCTGGAGAGGAGGACGTGGCCATGCGCAGCCGCAGCTTCATCGATGACTGGCTATTGGGCAAAGAGATCGTGGCCAGTTTCCAGCAGTTGGGCTTTGCGGCTCCCCGTGCCGAGGAGGGCCTGCTGATTGTCAAAATCCTCACGAGCCACCAGCGCTGGTTCGCCGACACGACGCCGCGGCGGGGGCGCGCCTACCGCATCATGCGGCGCCTGTTCGCCGACGAAGAGGTGCAGCAACGCCTCGGCGTGAACCGCTACCAGGACGTGCTGTGGTTCAACAAGGAGCGTTTTGAGGACCTTGTGCAGTGGCTTGTGGTGGCTGGGGCGGTAGATGCCCTGGCCGACTACGCCCAACGCGTAGCCCAGGCAGCCCAGTGGCTGCTTCCTCATTTGGCAGTGGTCGACGAGTGGCGCAAAGCAGAGCAGGCTTCTGCCTACCAGGTGGAGAGGTTCTTCGCTCACCTGAGCTGATGGAGCGAGTGTTCCCACAGCTCAGGGTTAGGCCGTCGTTGGAGGAAAAGAGTTGACACTATTGTCGCGTCTTGGGGCAACCTCGCTGATGCTCGCGGTCCTGGGGGGCGCATGCGGACCCATCGGCGCGCAGGAAAAGACCACGAAGGTGCCGCGCCCGGCGATTCCGTGGGCGCCGCGGCAGTACCAGTGCGTGCGGGGCAGCGGGCTGACCATCGACGGTGCGCTCCTTGAGCCTGCCTGGGAATTGGCAGCGTGGACGGAGGACTTTGTGGATATCGAGGGTGAGGGGAAGCCTTCCCCGCGTTTCCGCACCCGCGCCAAGATGCTTTGGGACGACTCGTGCTTCTACGTAGGCGCTGAACTGCAAGAGCCGCACCTGTGGGCGACGCTGCAGCAGCGCGATACGGTCATCTTCTACGACAATGATTTTGAGGTGTTCATCGACCCGGACGGCGA
This genomic window from Calditrichota bacterium contains:
- a CDS encoding alpha-amylase, with the protein product MHRPQRSALLVRLRRRPQPVLCARPCEFHVSRQARDRYGFDEHLFTASGNVIFPNFHATRVFAQKMNDKRDLVNFPERAVRAGQLNAMGLIDEILHYVAGLFRAQVNREVCAQALLWLEERLGAETVAQTLRRFVDEFPPLAVYKGEMAAEEFLQGESQGVPNRELALEEMLLLWLANVNPAFSPFLELFDDSSLARTTAYREMVHSLREFFETQPRFGPDNQNLVDMLRSPAIAVPHSLSGQLHYILERWGLLLGKYLYRLLTSLDVIKEEEKLRMAGGPVPTRVYEFSRLAGEPERFSPDREWMPRLVLMAKSTFVWLDQLSKKYQRSITRLDQIPDEELDRLAAWGFTGLWLIGIWERSKASRTIKRLCGNPEAEASAYALYDYEVAAELGGEEALRVLRERCWQRGIRLASDMVPNHMGIDSRWVVEHPEWFISLPYAPFPSYTFSGPDLSSDARMQVYIEDHYYTRTDAAVVFKRVDAATGEVRYIYHGNDGTSMPWNDTAQLNYLKPEVREAVMQTILHVARLFPIIRFDAAMTLTKRHYQRLWFPQPGSGGDIPSRAEHGMTREQFDQLMPEEFWRQVVDRIAAEAPDTLLLAEAFWLMEGYFVRTLGMHRVYNSAFMNMLKNEENQKYRSVIKNTIEFNPEILKRYVNFMNNPDEQTAVVQFGKGDKYFGVCVMMVTMPGLPMFGHGQVEGFAEKYGMEYRRAYWDEQPDLDLVRRHEREIFPLLRKRYLFADVEHFVFYDFFSPEGQVNENVFAYSNRSHDERALVVYNNALAPARGWIRTSTRFLDVKGSRQLLQKSLGEGLALHAGEEFYVIFRDHVSGMEYLRSSKRLWEQGLYVELAGYQYHVFLDFREVKDDPLRRYAQLEAFLNGSGVPSIEQAMRELFLRPLHEAFAKCVSAATVQQVIAASSADEHQKEAAVAAAVACHREFVAEARRVLGLEGEDATVTARTAECFAAVLRLGELAAHLQRSRSARARNAGAALAATLQDVPFAWAVLLSWLAVRDVGRLSGEEDVAMRSRSFIDDWLLGKEIVASFQQLGFAAPRAEEGLLIVKILTSHQRWFADTTPRRGRAYRIMRRLFADEEVQQRLGVNRYQDVLWFNKERFEDLVQWLVVAGAVDALADYAQRVAQAAQWLLPHLAVVDEWRKAEQASAYQVERFFAHLS